GGCCGGTTCCACGGCGATGAATTCCGTTGCCGGTCCGCCGCGCAGCCGCTCGCCAAGGAAAGGGAAGGCGACACCGGCGAAGTTCGAGCCACCGCCGGTACAGCCGATCACCTTGTCGGGATAGTCGTCTACCTGCTCGAGCTGGCGCATGGTTTCCAGGCCGGAGACCGTCTGATGCAGCAAGACATGGTTGAGTACGCTGCCAAGGGCATACTTGGTGTCGTCGCGCTGGGCGGCGAGTTCCACCGCCTCGCTGATGGCGATCCCGAGGCTGCCGGTGGCGTCGGGCTGCTCGGCGAGCACGGCCCGACCGGCCGCGGTGGTGTCGCTGGGACTAGCGATGCAGCTCGCGCCGAAGCTCTCCATGAACGCCCGCCGATAGGGCTTCTGGTTAAAGCTCACTTTGACCATGAACACCTCGATATCGAGGTCGAACATGGCCCCGGCGAGGGCCAGTGACGAGCCCCACTGTCCGGCACCCGTCTCGGTGGTGATCCGTTTGACGCCCTCCGCCTTGTTGTAGAACGCCTGCGGGATGGCGGTGTTGGGCTTGTGGCTGCCCGCCGGGCTGACGCCCTCGTACTTGTAGTAGATCCGCGCCGGTGTCCCCAGCGCCTTTTCCAGGCGCCGCGCCCGGTATAGCGGTGACGGTCGCCACTGCCGATAGGCGTCGCGCACCGGCTCGGGGATCTCCACCTCGCGCTCGGTGCTCATCTCCTGCTCGATCACGGCATTCGGGAAAATCGGCGCCAGATCGTCCGGTCCCACGGGCTCATAGTTGTCCGGCCGCAGGACCGGCGCCAGCGGCGCCGGCAGATCGGCGTTGATGTTGTACCAGTACCGGGGGATATCGCTTTCGGGCAGCGTGATCTTGACCGTCTCGTCCATTGCAGGGAGCGCCTCTCAGTGCGGGATGAATAATGGCGTAAAGATAGCATCTCACGCGCTCGATGCGCCCCATCGACCGCTTGAATCCGGGGCCCGCAGTCACCATCTCTTCCTGACAGGCCGGGCGATGACCGGCTACGCATGGAGGTTGCAATGCAGACAATTGAAAACGAGGGTGTCGAGCCATCCCGCAGCCTGGTGATTCCGCGGCTGCCGGATGACGCGATGATCCTGCTGCCGATCCGCAACATGGTGCTGTTTCCGAACATGTTGGTGCCGGTGGGTATCGGTCGTTCCAAATCGATTCTCGCCGCCCGCCAGGCGGTGCAGAACGAGCAGGCCATGGGCGTGATAACGCAGCGGGATGCCGACGTCGAGGATCCTGGGCCGGATGATCTCCACGGGATTGGCACCATCGCCAACGTCATGCGGTTCGTGAACGGGCGTGAGGGGCATCACCACCTCGTGCTTCAGGGCGATGAGCGCTTCCGGGTCATTGAATACCTCGAGGGCTATCCGTTCCCGGTGGCCCGCGTCGAGCGCATCCCCGAGCAGCAGCCGGTGGGGCAGGCCATTGATGCGAGTATGATTGCGCTGCGCGACAAGGCGCTCGAGGCGCTGGAGCTGTTGCCGCAGGCTCCGCAGGAGCTGGCCGGGGCGCTGTCGAACATCAAGGAGCCCGGGGTGCTGGCGGATACGGTGGCCGGTTATCTCGATCTGGGCAGCGAAGACCGACAGGAGCTGCTCGAGATCCTTGACGTCGAGACCCGGCTGGAGCGGGTGCTTACCCTGGTCGACTACCGGGTCGAGGTGCTCAAGCTCTCGCAGAAAATCAGTGAGCGGACCCACGAAACCATGTCCGAGCGCCAGCGCGAGGCGCTGCTGCGCGAGCAGCTGCGCTCGATCCAGGAAGAGCTGGGCGAGGGCGACGAGAAGGGCGAGGAGATCCGCGAGCTTGAGCAGCGCATCGACGCGCTGCAGCTGCCGGAGGCCGTGGATGAGCAGGCCCGCAAGGAGCTCAAGCGCCTCGAGCGTATGCCCGAGGGGGCAGGCGAGTACTCGATGGTGCGAACCTATCTGGACTGGCTGCTCGAGCTGCCCTGGACGGTGACGCGGCCGGAGGATATCGACATCGCCCGTGCCCGGGAGATCCTCGATGCCGATCACTACGGACTCGAGCCGGTGAAGCGCCGCATCCTCGAGCATCTCGCCGTCCGCAAGCTCAACCCCGACGGTCGCAGTCCGATCCTGTGTCTGGTGGGTCCGCCGGGCGTGGGCAAGACCTCGCTGGGTCAGAGCATTGCCCGCGCGACCGGGCGTGATTTCATGCGCTCGAGCCTTGGCGGCGTTCACGACGAGGCGGAGATCCGCGGCCATCGGCGGACCTACCTGGGGGCACTGCCCGGCAAGGTGATTCAGAGCCTGCACAAGGCCGGCTCTCGCAACCCCGTCCTCATGCTCGACGAAATGGACAAGCTCGGTGGCGGTATCCAGGGCGATCCCTCGGCGGCGCTGCTGGAGGTGCTCGATCCGGCCCAGAACGGGACCTTCCAGGACAACTATCTGGGCGTCCCCTTCGATCTGACCGGGGTGCTATTCATCGCGACGGCGAATGTTCCCGATTCGATCCCGGGCCCGCTGCGCGATCGTATGGAGATGATCGACATCCCCGGCTATACCCGGGAGGAAAAGGTCGAGATCGCCCGGCGCTATCTGCTCGATCGCCAGCGCGATTCGGCGGGCCTCTCCGCCGAGCAGTTCGAGGTGACCGATGCCGCCATCGAGCGGGTGATCGCCGAATACACCCGCGAGGCGGGCTGCCGTCAGTTAGAGCGTGAGCTCGGTGCCATTGCCCGCCACTTCGCCGTGCAGTTCGCCGAGGGCACCCTGACGCAGGCGCATGTCGATGCCGACGATGTCGCGACGATCCTGGGCGCGCCGAAATTCGAGGGCGAGACGGCCATGCGCACCAGCGTCCCGGGCGTGGCGACGGGGCTTGCCTGGACGCCGGTGGGCGGCGATATCCTGTTCATCGAGGCGAACCGCTATGCCGGCACCGGGCGGCTGGTCCTGACCGGGCAGCAGGGCGACGTCATGAAGGAGAGTGCCCAGACCGCGCTCAGTCTGATCAGGGCCCGGGCGGAGCAGATCGGTATCGACCCCACCACCTTCTCGAGCGACGACATCCATGTCCATTTGCCGGCCGGGGCGATTCCGAAGGATGGCCCGAGCGCCGGTGTCGCCATGTACAACGCGCTGGTGTCTCTGGTGACCGGGCGTTGCATCCGCGAGGACGTTGCCATGACCGGTGAGATCACCCTGCGCGGCCTGGTGCTGCCGGTCGGTGGCATCAAGGAGAAGGTGCTCGCCGCCCGTCGGGCCGGGATCTATACCGTCCTGCTCCCGGCCCGTAACCGCAAGGACTACGAGGACATCCCCGAGTCCGCGCGCCAGGACATGACGTTCCACTGGATCGAGCATGTCGAGGAGTCGACGGCCATTGCCCTCCGTGACGAGGCCTCGGGTGCCGCCCCTCAGGTGCTGGAGGGCGGCGTGGACAACGGCTGAAGCGGCATCGGTCGATAATCCTCGCGGGGCGTATCGCAGAGGGTGACCGCTGGGGGTGGGAGTGTCCGACCCACGGCGGCCGGGTTCATGGGAACCCGCCGCCGCGACTCCGCCGGCGTCGCAGGAAGCCAGGCGGGCGCGAGCAGACTCGTGACCTGGAGGAACAGGGGAAACAGCATCGGTCCGGCCAGTGCCGGCAGCAACCAGGGCAGTAATCGCGGCGCCGTGATGGCCACTACCAACGCCACCACCAGCGTGCCACCGGCAACCGGCCCGCCCAGCCGCCAGGCCTGGAGGGCCGGGATACGCCGGCGACCCCGCAGCGAGGTGTCCCAGCGGGCCGGTCGTCCGGCGAGGATGCGCAGGATGAACCCCGTATAGAGCACCATCATCAGCGGTGAGCGCAGGATCCCGAATCCCAGTTCGAGCAGGCTGCCGCGGAGTAGTGCGAGCCGGCGCCCGGCGTTGTCGTTATCGAGCACGGCCAGTGCGATGCCGATCAGGCGCGGCAGAAACAGGATGATCAGGCTGAGCCCCACCAGGTTGATTACCGACTGCGGTGCCGAGGTGGCGGCGCTCACCCAGCGCCCGTCGCCGGTTGTCAGGACTGCATCGAGGACACCGGCACCGATCATCATCAGCCACAGCGGCGCGGTCACGTAGGCTAGTCCACCGAGCAGGAAATTGAGCCGGGTGACCGGACGCCAGCCGCGACCGGTGAGGAGTCGCAGATGCTGGAGATTGCCCTGGCACCAGCGGCGCTCGCGCTTGAGGTCGTCGACGAAATTGCCGGGCATGCCCTCGAAGCTGCCGCCGATCTCGGGGAGTACGTAGACACTGCGTCCATGCCGGCGCATCAGGCCGGCCTCGACGTAGTCGTGGCTCATGATATCGCCACCCAGCGGCGGCCGCCCGGGCAGTGGCGAGAGCCCGCAGCAGGCCTGGAAATCGGCAATGCGAATGATCGCGTTATGCCCCCAGTAGTTCGTGCTGTTGCCCTGCCAGAAAGCCAGCCCGTTGGCGATATGACGGGCATGGAGACTGGCAGCGAGCTGCTGGAAGCGCCCCAGGACGGTTCGCTGTCCCACCGGCAACGGCACCGTTTGAATGATGCCGGCCTGCGGATTGGCCACCATTCGACGCACGAGGGTGAGGATCGCATCGCCGGTCATGCGGCTGTCGGCATCCAGCACGATCATGTACTCATAACCGGCTCCCCAGCGTTCGCAGAAGTCGCGGATGTTGCCGGGCTTGCGGCCGGTATTCTCGTCGCGCGCCCGATAGTAGAGCCGGGGACCGTCGGGGAAGTGCCGCTGCAGGCGCGCCATTCCCTCGCGCTCACGCTCACGTTGGGCGGGGTCGCTGCTGTCGCTGAGTAGAAAGCAATCGAACCAGTCGCTCTCACCGGTCTCATGCAGCGATCGGAGGGTGGACATGAGACAGTGAACGACATCGGCCATGTCTTCGTTATAGGCCGGCATCACTAGGGCGGTCTTCGCGAGCGGCGGGGCATCCGCCGCACTGGGCAGCTCGCGCCGCAGCGTGACGGGGTGCCGTCCGGCGAGACGCAACAAAATGCCCGCCAGCATGGTCCAGAACGCAACGCAGGAGACACTGAACGTGACCGAGAAGGCCGCAATGACCAGCCATTCCAGGCCGCCGACGCCGTTCGGCTGGAGGAGTGTCCACAGCCAGTGGATGCCCAGCATCGACGTTGCGATGGCGAGCGCACCCATTACCGCGCGGCGCAGCGGCAGCCCGGGCTCACTCAAGGCCCACGTGGATTGCTGGTCAGTTGGTTTCTTGTCCTGCATCAACACTCTCCTCAACATCGCGTCGACAATGCCACGGGATGGAAGTTGCAAGGGCATAATCGTGCGCCGACAAAACCGCGGGGTTGATTGATGCGTCCATTGTCTGCCGGTCTGCTGTTCGCACTGGTGCTGAATCTGCTCCTGGTGGTGCCGGAGTGGTGGATGCCTTATACCCGCTTCCCCTACCCCTGGCTTGCGGCGGAGACGCTTATCATCGTCGGTTTGATGATGGTGATACCGGCCAGGGCCGCGCGCTGGTTGTCACCGCCAGTCGCACTTGGGGTTCTGGTCGCGGTGGGGCTGGCGCTGTCCGACCTGGCCACCGGCTGGGCCCTGGGTCGTCCCATGAACCTCTTGATCGATGTGCCGCTCGCGACGTCGGTGGAGCATCTGCTGCGGGGCGCTATCGGCCGACCGCTTGCCTGGTTGACGCTGGCGCTGGCGGCACTGGGCGTTGTGGTGCTGTTGGTGGTCCTGGCGTGGCGGCTGTTCCGACTGGTCCCGCCGCGCGGCAGCGTGGCGGTTCGTGTGGCAGGGGTCTGCCTGCTCGCCGCCGGGCTGTTGTTGCAGCACTACCGGGATCAGCCGCCGATCGGGCTGGCGGTGGATGCGCCGGCGATCATCCGCTTCAACGATCAGACCGAGCGCGTGATCCGGACTGCGCATGAGCGCGCGGCTTTCGCCGATGCACTCGAAAAATCTCCGGTCAGCGTAGAGCGGGAGATGACCCGGCTGGCCGATCGCGATGTCATCCTCGGTTTTATCGAATCCTATGGCGTCACCATGCTGGACGATCCGCGCTACCGCTCGACGGGCGAGGCCGCACTGGCGCAGCTGGGACAGTCGCTGGATCAGGCGGGTCTACATGTGGCGACCGGCCGTTTCGAATCACCCGTGCAGGGCGGTCAGTCGTGGCTCGCCCATGGCACGGTGCTCAGCGGCCAGTGGATGAGCAATCAGATCCGCTATGACCTGTTTCTGAATGCCGACCAGCCGTCGCTGATCCGGGATTTCGACGCCGCGGGCTATGAAACCGTCGCGCTGATGCCGGCAATCACCGATCCCTGGCCCGCCGGTGCGCAGTGGGGCTATGACCGAATCGATGACCACGCGCGTATCGATTACGCCGGTCCGCCGCTGAACTGGGTAACGATGCCTGATCAGTACACCTGGCATTACCTCGAGAGCGCGATCCGGGAGGATACCGCCGCGCCGGTTTTCGCCGAGGTGGCGCTGATCAGCAGTCATGCCCCGTGGACACCGATCCTGCCGATCATCGATTGGGAGCGGATCGGCGACGGCGCGGTGTTCCAGCGCTGGGCCGATGCGGGCCCGCCCCCGGGCGAGGTCTGGAGTGACGGCGATCGCATCCGCGATCACTACCAGCGTGCCGTCGACTATGCGCTGCGGACTGCCGGCGAGTGGGCGGCCCGGTCGCTCGATGACGGGGTGCTGATTCTGCTCGGGGATCACCAGCCCGCGCCCCTGATAACCGGCGATTCGAGCTCGCGCGCCGTGCCGGTGCATATCATTGCCAGCGATCCGGATCTGGTAGGTCGTTTCGAGGCCGAGGGGTTCCGCGTCGGTGTCATGCCGCCACCGGACTCGTCGGGAACACTGGCCGATCTGCGCGGCCGGCTGCTAACCGTATTTGAATCTCAGTAAGGAGACGTCTGGATGAACAGCAATCATGTGCTCGTGGTCGGTGGCGGCATGGTCGGTGCCGCCGTTGCCGTGGATCTCGGCCGGCGGGGCATTCCCGTTCGTGTGCTCGAGGCGCGGCCGCCGACTCGACCCACCGGCGACGAGCCGCCGCGGCTGAGGGTGTCCGCGTTGAACGGTCGCTCCATCGAATACCTCAAGGCGCTCAGTGCCTGGTCGGCACTCGACCACGAGCGATTGCAGGATTTCGACGAAGTGATGGTCTGGGATATCGCCGCGTCGGGTCGATTGCATTTTACCGCCGATGACCTGGGATTCGATCGGCTCGGGGTGTTTCTCGAAAACGATCACCTGCAGGCGGCCCTGCTCGATACCGCATCGACCCTGGAGTCCGTCCAGCTGGATGCGCCCGCCGCGCCCCTGGATATCCGCCCCGGTCGCGATGCTCCCCGGCTCCTCCTCGAGGGCGAGGGCGAGTTGACGCCGGCCCTGATCGTGGCGGCGGACGGGGCGGCCTCGCCGATCCGGGACAGTGCCGGAATCGGTGTCTGGGAAGGGGATTACGGCCAGCATGCGGTGGTGGCAACGGTACGCCCGAACCCGCCGGCGGGGCGCCAGACCTGGCAGCGATTCACTCCGGACGGGCCCCAGGCGTTGCTGCCGCTGGCGGAGGGGATGGCGTCGCTGGTCTGGTATGTCTCACCGGCGAAGGCGCGACTCCTCAAGGCCATGAGTGAGGCCGATTTCATCGAGGCGGTGGAGGCGGCGTTCCCGACGGACCTGGGGCTCATCGATAAGGTTTACGCCCGCGGCAGCTTCCCGATCCGGCGGCTGCACGCGCAGCGTTACTGGCAGGATAACGTGGTGCTGGTGGGCGATGCGGCGCATGTCATCCATCCCCTGGCGGGTCAGGGCGTCAATATCGGATTGCGGGACGCGCGGGCACTGGCGGGACAGATTGCGGAGGCGTACCGGCGCGGCCTGCCGGCGTCGCATCCGTCAAGACTGGCCGCCTACGAGCGCGAGCGACGGCCGGATAATCAGCTCATGCAGTCGACGATGACTGCGTTTCATGTCGGCTTTACGGCCCCCATCGGACCGTTTGCGCCGTTGCGGGGGCTGGGTCTGCAGATCGCCAACCACGGCGGCTGGCTGAAGCGGCGGGTGCTGCGCTATGCCATGGAGGGCCAGTAGCCGAGCCCCGCCCCGGCGAGCGCGCATCCTGCAACAACCGCCCACGGCGGGGTGCGCGTTATCGACAGGAGGGCGAGTGCAATCAGCGCTATGGCGACATCGCCGGGTGCATGGATACTGTCGGTGATGACCGGATCCCAGAGTACCGCTGCCAGCAATCCGACCACGGCGGCGTTGATACCGGGCAGGGCGCGCCGTGACGCCGGATAACGGCTCGCTGACTGCCAGAAGGGCAGGAGACCGATTACCAGCAAAAGCCCGGGCGCGAATATCACCAGCGTGGCGATCAGGCCGGCGATCACCGGCGTCTCCGCCATAACGCTGGCGCCGAGGAAACCGCCGAAGGAGAAAAGCGGACCCGGCAGCGCCTGGGCGGCGCCATAGCCGGCGATAAAGCGGTTGTTGTCGATCAGCCCCGGGCCCACCACACTGGCGTCAAGCAGGGGCAGCACCACGTGGCCGCCACCGAACACCAGTGCCCCGCTTTGATAAAGCGCTGAATAAAGCGGCGCGGCGCCGAAGGGACCCGCCAGGGCGAGTAGACCGAGGGCGAAAAAGGCCAGCGCGGCGATGGCCTGCCATCGGCTGACTGAATCGCCGAGGTCGGCGTGGGGCACCGGTGACGGACGGAACAACGCCAGCCCCGCCACGGCGCCGCCGATGATGACCATGAATGGACCGACAGCTCCCGGGATGAGGCTGACCGCGAGGGCGCTCGCCGCGGCGACGAGTTGCCGTGATCGATCGGGGCAGAGCTGGCGCGCCGTGCCATAGAGCGCATGGGCAACGACGGCGACGGCAGCCAGCTTCAGCCCGGCGAGCCAGTCGGCGCTGTCGATGCCCCCGAGGCGACCGACCCCCACGCCCATCCCGATCATCAGTGCGGCGGAAGGGAGCGTGAAGCCGAGCCACGCCGCCAATCCCCCCGCCAGTCCGCCACGGTGCAGGCCGATGGCAAAGCCGGTCTGGCTGCTCGTCGGTCCCGGCAGCAACTGGCAGAGCGCCAGGGTCTGGGTGTAGGTCTCACTGTCCAGCCAGCGCCGATCCTCGACGAACCAGCGATGGAAGTAGCCGAGATGCGCGACCGGTCCCCCGAATGCGATGAGCCCGAGCTGCAGAAATGTGGTGGATATCTCCGCGATGCGGGCCATGGATGCGAACCCCGTCGTTAGCGCGAGTCAAGGTGTCCTGTTATAGTATCGACGCGGTGGCGCTGGTCCCCCCGCGACGATAAACCGCAAACCCCGTCAGGCCCGGAAGGGAGCAGCGGTAGCGGTGGATTCGGGCGCCGGGGTGTGGCTGGTGTCGCCGCCTTTCCTCTCTTGTCCGTATCCGCCAATGGTATACTCGAGCCATGGGTTATCAGGTACTCGCGCGGAAGTGGCGCCCCCATCGCTTCGATGAAATGGTTGGCCAGGCCCATGTGCTGCGGGCACTCGGTAATGGCCTCGCCAATGGCCGGCTGCATCACGCCTACCTGTTTACGGGGACGCGGGGAGTTGGCAAGACCACCGTTGCGCGCATCCTCGCCAAGTGTCTCAACTGCGAATCGAAGGGTATCACCGATATCCCCTGCGGTACCTGTGCGGCTTGTACAGAGATCGATGAGGGCCGTTTCGTTGATCTGATCGAGGTCGACGCGGCGTCGCGAACCAAGGTGGAAGATACCCGCGAGCTGCTGGATAACGTCCAGTACGCACCGACCCGCGGGCGCTTCAAGATCTACCTGATCGACGAAGTGCACATGCTCTCCACGCACAGCTTCAATGCGTTACTGAAAACGCTCGAGGAGCCCCCGGAACACGTCAAGTTCCTGCTTGCGACAACCGATCCGCAACGTCTTCCCGTTACCGTGCTTTCGCGCTGTCTGCAGTTCAATCTCAAGCCCCTGATGCCGGACATGATCGGCGGCCAGCTCGAGAAGATCAGCGCCGCGGAGGGCTTCGCCGCCGAAAAGCCCGCGATCGAGCGCCTTGCCCGCGCCGCTGACGGCAGTATGCGCGATGCGCTGAGCCTTACCGATCAGGCGCTGGCCTTCGGTGGTGGGCAGTTGGTGGATAGCGAAGTCCGCGACATGCTGGGCAGTATCGATCATGATTTCGTGCTTGATCTGCTCGAGCGCCTGAGCGAGGGCGATGGCCCCGGGCTGCTCGACACGGTCGGGCGCATGGCCGAGACCTCGCCGGATTTCGCCGAGGCCCTCGCGGAGCTGCTGGCCACCCTGCACCAACTCTCGCTCGCACAGACAGTACCGGCGGTATTCGACGCACAGACTGCCGAGGGCGCACGCCTCGCCGATCTCGCGGAACGGCTGGACGCGGCCTGGGTGCAGCTGCTTTATCAGATCGTCCTTCAAGGGCGTCGTGACCTGCCGCTCGCCCCTGATCCCCGGGCCGGCTTTGAAATGATCCTGTTGCGGATGCTGGCGTTCGAACCGGACAGCGGCAATGGCAATCCACGAACCACGACTCCATCGCGGCCATCGGCGAGCGACAGCCAGCCACCGCCGCCGCCGACCGCGGCGTCGCAGGCCGCCCCGGCGCAGGCCGAACCCACCGCGACAACGCCCGCCGGCAACGAGGACTGGCATCGGCTGGCGGCCGCCCTGTCGTTGAGCGGGATGGGGCAGGCGCTGGCCGATCACTGCGACTGGGTAGCACGGGACGGCAAGCGTGTCACGTTGCAGATCGACGAGGGTCATCGCCACCTGGTCAATGACAACGTGACCGCGCGCCTCTCGGAGGCATTGTCCGAGCACTTCGGGGAGGCACTCAGCGTCGATATCCGGGTTGGTCGGGTCAGCGCCGAGACACCGGCCGGGGCCGCTCAGCGGGTTGCCAGCGATCGACAGGCCCGCGCCCGGGAGACGATTGAAACCGATCCGAATATCGCGGCACTCAAGGCGACATTCGGTGCCGAAGTCATTAACGAATCCATACGTCCACGCGACCGGGAGTGAATCATGAAAGGCGGACTTGGCAATATGATGAAGCAGGCTCAGCGCATGCAGGAGGAAATGCAGAAAGCGCAGTCCGAGCTTGCAGAGATGGAAATCACCGGCCAGGCCGGCGGCGGCATGGTCAGCGTGGTGATGACGGGGCGCCACGAGGTAAAGCGCGTGTCGATTGACGAGAGTGTCTATGACGATCGGGAAATGGTCGAAGATCTGGTCGCGGCCGCCTTCAACGATGCCGCCCAGAAGCTCGAACAGGAAACCCAGGAGCGCATGGGCGGACTGACCGATGGGCTTAACCTGCCCCCGGGCATGAAGATGCCGTTCTAGAGCGGAACCAGATTCATGGCCTATTCTCCGGCGGTTCGGGAATTGATGGAATCACTGCGCTG
The Spiribacter vilamensis DNA segment above includes these coding regions:
- the dnaX gene encoding DNA polymerase III subunit gamma/tau, which translates into the protein MGYQVLARKWRPHRFDEMVGQAHVLRALGNGLANGRLHHAYLFTGTRGVGKTTVARILAKCLNCESKGITDIPCGTCAACTEIDEGRFVDLIEVDAASRTKVEDTRELLDNVQYAPTRGRFKIYLIDEVHMLSTHSFNALLKTLEEPPEHVKFLLATTDPQRLPVTVLSRCLQFNLKPLMPDMIGGQLEKISAAEGFAAEKPAIERLARAADGSMRDALSLTDQALAFGGGQLVDSEVRDMLGSIDHDFVLDLLERLSEGDGPGLLDTVGRMAETSPDFAEALAELLATLHQLSLAQTVPAVFDAQTAEGARLADLAERLDAAWVQLLYQIVLQGRRDLPLAPDPRAGFEMILLRMLAFEPDSGNGNPRTTTPSRPSASDSQPPPPPTAASQAAPAQAEPTATTPAGNEDWHRLAAALSLSGMGQALADHCDWVARDGKRVTLQIDEGHRHLVNDNVTARLSEALSEHFGEALSVDIRVGRVSAETPAGAAQRVASDRQARARETIETDPNIAALKATFGAEVINESIRPRDRE
- a CDS encoding YbaB/EbfC family nucleoid-associated protein; translated protein: MMKGGLGNMMKQAQRMQEEMQKAQSELAEMEITGQAGGGMVSVVMTGRHEVKRVSIDESVYDDREMVEDLVAAAFNDAAQKLEQETQERMGGLTDGLNLPPGMKMPF
- a CDS encoding TrpB-like pyridoxal phosphate-dependent enzyme, which codes for MDETVKITLPESDIPRYWYNINADLPAPLAPVLRPDNYEPVGPDDLAPIFPNAVIEQEMSTEREVEIPEPVRDAYRQWRPSPLYRARRLEKALGTPARIYYKYEGVSPAGSHKPNTAIPQAFYNKAEGVKRITTETGAGQWGSSLALAGAMFDLDIEVFMVKVSFNQKPYRRAFMESFGASCIASPSDTTAAGRAVLAEQPDATGSLGIAISEAVELAAQRDDTKYALGSVLNHVLLHQTVSGLETMRQLEQVDDYPDKVIGCTGGGSNFAGVAFPFLGERLRGGPATEFIAVEPAACPTLTQGKFAYDWGDTGHLTPLTKMHTLGSAFMPPGFHAGGLRYHGMAPLISHLTDLGYIAPRAYGQLDCFAAGLTFARAEGIIPAPEANHAVKATIDEAIACRESGESKALLFNLCGHGHFDMQAYTDYLAGKLEAETGPSAEQSMALSGLPGV
- the mdoH gene encoding glucans biosynthesis glucosyltransferase MdoH, encoding MPLQLPSRGIVDAMLRRVLMQDKKPTDQQSTWALSEPGLPLRRAVMGALAIATSMLGIHWLWTLLQPNGVGGLEWLVIAAFSVTFSVSCVAFWTMLAGILLRLAGRHPVTLRRELPSAADAPPLAKTALVMPAYNEDMADVVHCLMSTLRSLHETGESDWFDCFLLSDSSDPAQREREREGMARLQRHFPDGPRLYYRARDENTGRKPGNIRDFCERWGAGYEYMIVLDADSRMTGDAILTLVRRMVANPQAGIIQTVPLPVGQRTVLGRFQQLAASLHARHIANGLAFWQGNSTNYWGHNAIIRIADFQACCGLSPLPGRPPLGGDIMSHDYVEAGLMRRHGRSVYVLPEIGGSFEGMPGNFVDDLKRERRWCQGNLQHLRLLTGRGWRPVTRLNFLLGGLAYVTAPLWLMMIGAGVLDAVLTTGDGRWVSAATSAPQSVINLVGLSLIILFLPRLIGIALAVLDNDNAGRRLALLRGSLLELGFGILRSPLMMVLYTGFILRILAGRPARWDTSLRGRRRIPALQAWRLGGPVAGGTLVVALVVAITAPRLLPWLLPALAGPMLFPLFLQVTSLLAPAWLPATPAESRRRVPMNPAAVGRTLPPPAVTLCDTPREDYRPMPLQPLSTPPSST
- the lon gene encoding endopeptidase La, yielding MQTIENEGVEPSRSLVIPRLPDDAMILLPIRNMVLFPNMLVPVGIGRSKSILAARQAVQNEQAMGVITQRDADVEDPGPDDLHGIGTIANVMRFVNGREGHHHLVLQGDERFRVIEYLEGYPFPVARVERIPEQQPVGQAIDASMIALRDKALEALELLPQAPQELAGALSNIKEPGVLADTVAGYLDLGSEDRQELLEILDVETRLERVLTLVDYRVEVLKLSQKISERTHETMSERQREALLREQLRSIQEELGEGDEKGEEIRELEQRIDALQLPEAVDEQARKELKRLERMPEGAGEYSMVRTYLDWLLELPWTVTRPEDIDIARAREILDADHYGLEPVKRRILEHLAVRKLNPDGRSPILCLVGPPGVGKTSLGQSIARATGRDFMRSSLGGVHDEAEIRGHRRTYLGALPGKVIQSLHKAGSRNPVLMLDEMDKLGGGIQGDPSAALLEVLDPAQNGTFQDNYLGVPFDLTGVLFIATANVPDSIPGPLRDRMEMIDIPGYTREEKVEIARRYLLDRQRDSAGLSAEQFEVTDAAIERVIAEYTREAGCRQLERELGAIARHFAVQFAEGTLTQAHVDADDVATILGAPKFEGETAMRTSVPGVATGLAWTPVGGDILFIEANRYAGTGRLVLTGQQGDVMKESAQTALSLIRARAEQIGIDPTTFSSDDIHVHLPAGAIPKDGPSAGVAMYNALVSLVTGRCIREDVAMTGEITLRGLVLPVGGIKEKVLAARRAGIYTVLLPARNRKDYEDIPESARQDMTFHWIEHVEESTAIALRDEASGAAPQVLEGGVDNG
- a CDS encoding FAD-dependent monooxygenase; this translates as MNSNHVLVVGGGMVGAAVAVDLGRRGIPVRVLEARPPTRPTGDEPPRLRVSALNGRSIEYLKALSAWSALDHERLQDFDEVMVWDIAASGRLHFTADDLGFDRLGVFLENDHLQAALLDTASTLESVQLDAPAAPLDIRPGRDAPRLLLEGEGELTPALIVAADGAASPIRDSAGIGVWEGDYGQHAVVATVRPNPPAGRQTWQRFTPDGPQALLPLAEGMASLVWYVSPAKARLLKAMSEADFIEAVEAAFPTDLGLIDKVYARGSFPIRRLHAQRYWQDNVVLVGDAAHVIHPLAGQGVNIGLRDARALAGQIAEAYRRGLPASHPSRLAAYERERRPDNQLMQSTMTAFHVGFTAPIGPFAPLRGLGLQIANHGGWLKRRVLRYAMEGQ
- the chrA gene encoding chromate efflux transporter; the protein is MARIAEISTTFLQLGLIAFGGPVAHLGYFHRWFVEDRRWLDSETYTQTLALCQLLPGPTSSQTGFAIGLHRGGLAGGLAAWLGFTLPSAALMIGMGVGVGRLGGIDSADWLAGLKLAAVAVVAHALYGTARQLCPDRSRQLVAAASALAVSLIPGAVGPFMVIIGGAVAGLALFRPSPVPHADLGDSVSRWQAIAALAFFALGLLALAGPFGAAPLYSALYQSGALVFGGGHVVLPLLDASVVGPGLIDNNRFIAGYGAAQALPGPLFSFGGFLGASVMAETPVIAGLIATLVIFAPGLLLVIGLLPFWQSASRYPASRRALPGINAAVVGLLAAVLWDPVITDSIHAPGDVAIALIALALLSITRTPPWAVVAGCALAGAGLGYWPSMA